A DNA window from Hydractinia symbiolongicarpus strain clone_291-10 chromosome 6, HSymV2.1, whole genome shotgun sequence contains the following coding sequences:
- the LOC130647509 gene encoding uncharacterized protein LOC130647509, whose amino-acid sequence MIELPVKLADYKLFIVTGLLILLCYSEFGLYTFILVFTVTTVVTYICYTLNTQLRLDGFFKFLVYFGIGVPKRVTTLDEEDYSNKRNHKGLKIFPKPIAKIIQKFIDSIIRDFVKTWYEYLGPDEEDFIAEVRISLEYIVTEIYLQLEKANIHDATVNLIRMFQWHIKVFDDFRNIVQKKYPGISESDFSTCITELYEEGVIKHIATYSKGNEMDYLKTLLDILLFKFLPNDAFSCEGGRFMLREVLAIQLLEPLVKEFTDPHFVNEAIIDILEPSVPLSVVIKAWNDALKEIENEEESFEVISVSKAPLEDTIEESDKGEMKAVKPASTSARKKSRKENDKELIRFDNLDRSITSAPVYGSKSARDHEIRIKKPRKTKKSSVRDSTRKNMTELDDSGNTSRSLSKEKSLHIASNNQETWDVCPPSSAKIFRKNSFLEMPRKQDEISEKLKAKVKSIRPTLPTSCLNTCSQGASHSDFQASNITVIEAVPIVDATKKIQTLSAQDNKMDPVLKPKDEVVKIHSSGTDGAFYEVAPSCPTCIEMTLLASPFENDRAQMLLNPKDKVIEHECGLNGEHYYYAETETESNSYEALDDQSFASCSDSTEDYSDHSYSSGTLLASAETMESSVNYIPEEVDVQSDSYDILSSLSGHSNNSGNLSDNSLSFDDIEDIQGLPKIHRTASVVTFKTAFEHSFSSHKNDDVFTEKRKKSSSSSNKFFKLFKNGLPSATKNKKTNHKDKSKRHQSKASRQNRKKKGIFKGNRTQSGDFTHLETSSISTSVTKFNSLPDNESSMNAPDSFVENFIEEALEVEEGEEYFDEYAPCGHNSTNAQPFVDPLSKAIEVTQKDLPLESRSVKSAEFVDEKVSVKKDDNVFIPVFEGNVVMPHPSKIPAAWSYPIQMISIPSTEVASEKGWEPGINKYTLYNIHYDIRIWPDIYQKQLREAGSQKSLTQNEATSMDSVPLIREIKRRYREFLFLHNRLTHGHLAKHMKGILRPNRRYAMPFGRMDPDVIEGRRKILETYLVSLVSRPELCNSREYKEFLGSVDHDDGSVKKIGQRQIYKENVQKVVTVTSDGHASGKYPVVKIHPVSPYFIQGYVVQRMFGYSETDCLERHSTILFTHFVNEYHTLKPLLTTNDHIVASFEPIQHPTFYVPDDSYVKDFYQTLGPRTAGDGAEQAEMETADQVYRADGRSRAGTTAYDESSHSINIAAKFSEELAAQLHKEKESLAVAIAREKDLYQSSWPLTDAVLSIACQALKSYGSWLTFGRVQQAILFSLGGVIEWLIGRELNEVLMQERCFKYLKDLYHVVWDEQDKLKESKPAPTQEERIKVKNEALRRIMDIIPKLVMMSVGPNNYKKCCNNLLHTLQYQSINKHVLYAALELILLELIPEFQNEYPQYVETATAVSDNTEDGKKI is encoded by the exons ATGATTGAATTACCTGTTAAGTTAGCAGACTATAAACTTTTCATTGTGACTGGTTTGTTGATCCTGCTTTGTTACTCTGAATTTGGTCTTTATACCTTCATCCTTGTTTTCACCGTTACAACAGTGGTGACTTATATTTGTTACACATTGAACACACAACTTCGTCTGGATGGATTCTTCAAGTTTCTTGTGTACTTTGGAATAG GTGTACCAAAACGTGTGACAACATTAGATGAAGAGGATTACTCGAACAAAAGAAATCACAAAggattaaaaatatttccaaagcCTATTGCTAAGattatacaaaaatttattgACTCAATCATTCGAGACTTTGTTAAAACATGGTATGAATACCTTGGCCCAGATGAAGAAGATTTTATTGCTGAAGTTCGTATTTCTTTGGAGTATATTGTAACTGAGATTTATTTGCAGTTGGAAAAAGCGAATATTCATGATGCTACTGTTAATTTAATCCGAATGTTTCAATGGCATATTAAAGTGTTTGATGATTTTCGAAATATAGTGCAAAAGAAATACCCAGGTATAAGCGAGAGTGACTTTTCGACTTGTATTACGGAGCTTTATGAAGAGGGTGTGATTAAACATATTGCAACTTACAGCAAAGGAAATGAGATGGATTATCTAAAGACTTTACttgatattttactttttaaattccTTCCCAATGATGCATTTTCTTGTGAAGGTGGCCGATTCATGCTGAGAGAAGTTTTAGCTATACAACTTCTGGAACCGCTAGTAAAAGAATTTACAGATCCTCATTTTGTTAATGAAGCTATAATCGATATATTGGAACCTTCAGTGCCATTGTCTGTAGTAATAAAAGCTTGGAACGATGcattgaaagaaattgaaaacgAAGAAGAATCATTTGAAGTTATTAGCGTTTCTAAAGCTCCTCTTGAAGACACAATCGAAGAGAGTGACAAGGGTGAAATGAAGGCTGTAAAACCTGCCTCAACTTCTGCCAGGAAAAAGTCTCGAAAGGAGAATGATAAAGAACTAATTCGATTTGATAACTTAGATAGAAGCATAACTTCAGCTCCAGTGTATGGTTCAAAATCAGCACGGGATCATGAGATTAGAATTAAGAAGCCTCGTAAAACCAAAAAATCTTCAGTAAGAGACAGCACAAGAAAAAATATGACAGAGCTTGATGATAGTGGCAACACATCAAGAAGTTTATCAAAGGAAAAATCGCTGCATATTGCTTCAAATAACCAAGAAACATGGGATGTATGTCCTCCATCTTCCGCTAAGATTTTTCGCAAAAATAGCTTCCTTGAAATGCCTCGAAAGCAAGATGAAATCTCTGAAAAATTGAAGGCTAAGGTTAAGTCAATTCGTCCAACATTACCAACTTCTTGTCTTAACACCTGTTCACAAGGTGCCAGTCACAGTGACTTTCAAGCCTCAAATATCACAGTTATTGAGGCGGTGCCCATTGTAGATGcaactaaaaaaatacaaactttATCAGCTCAAGATAACAAAATGGATCCAGTTTTAAAGCCTAAGGATGAAGTTGTGAAAATTCATAGTTCAGGTACTGATGGGGCATTTTATGAAGTAGCCCCATCATGTCCCACATGTATAGAAATGACATTGCTGGCTAGCCCATTTGAAAATGATAGAGCACAAATGCTACTTAATCCAAAAGATAAAGTGATTGAACATGAATGTGGATTAAATGGAGAACATTATTATTATGCAGAAACAGAAACTGAATCAAATAGTTATGAAGCTCTAGATGACCAATCGTTTGCTTCTTGCTCTGATTCAACAGAAGATTATTCGGATCATAGCTACAGTTCGGGTACACTGCTAGCTTCTGCAGAAACTATGGAAAGTAGTGTGAATTACATTCCTGAAGAAGTAGATGTTCAAAGCGATAGTTATGATATTTTGTCCTCACTTTCCGGGCATTCAAACAATTCTGGCAATTTGAGTGATAATTCTTTGAGCTTTGATGACATTGAAGATATTCAGGGTTTGCCTAAAATACATCGGACTGCTTCTGTTGTTACTTTCAAAACTGCTTTTGAGCACAGTTTTTCCTCCCATAAAAATGATGATGtatttacagaaaaaagaaaaaaatcttcaaGCTCctctaataaattttttaaactttttaaaaatggatTGCCTTCtgccacaaaaaataaaaaaacaaatcataaagataaaagtaaaaGACACCAAAGTAAAGCTTCACgtcaaaacagaaagaaaaagggCATTTTTAAAGGTAATCGCACTCAGTCCGGCGATTTTACTCACCTTGAGACATCCTCCATTTCTACATCTGTTACAAAATTTAACAGCCTTCCGGACAATGAATCTAGTATGAACGCACCTGACAGTTTTGTTGAGAATTTCATTGAAGAGGCTTTAGAAGTTGAAGAAGGCGAAGAATATTTTGATGAGTATGCACCTTGTGGTCATAATTCTACAAATGCTCAACCATTTGTTGATCCTTTATCAAAGGCAATTGAAGTAACTCAGAAAGATTTACCGCTTGAGTCACGATCAGTTAAGTCTGCAGAATTCGTTGATGAAAAAGTCAGTGTAAAAAAAGATGACAATGTATTTATTCCTGTATTTGAGGGAAATGTTGTGATGCCACATCCGAGTAAGATACCTGCAGCTTGGTCATATCCAATTCAGATGATATCTATACCATCCACAGAAGTTGCATCTGAAAAGGGATGGGAGCCTGGTATCAATAAATATACCCTGTACAACATTCAC TATGATATTCGCATTTGGCCTGACATTTACCAAAAGCAGTTACGTGAAGCTGGTAGTCAGAAAAGCCTTACTCAAAATGAGGCTACTTCTATGGACTCTGTGCCATTAATTAGAGAAATTAAAAGAAGATACAG GGAGTTTTTGTTTCTACACAACCGTCTCACACATGGACACTTGGCGAAACATATGAAAGGAATCTTGCGGCCAAACCGAAGATACGCTATGCCGTTTGGTCGAATGGACCCTGATGTGATCGAAGGGAGAAGAAAGATTTTGGAAACTTATTTAGTG AGTTTAGTTTCGCGACCAGAATTATGCAACAGTCGTGAGTACAAAGAATTTCTTGGTTCAGTAGATCATGATGATGGCTCTGTAAAGAAGATCGGCCAAAGACAG ATATACAAAGAGAATGTTCAGAAAGTTGTGACAGTGACGTCAGATGGCCATGCAA GTGGAAAATACCCAGTTGTAAAAATCCATCCGGTATCACCGTATTTTATACAGGGTTATGTCGTCCAAAGAATGTTCGGTTATTCCGAAACTGATTGCTTG GAAAGACATTCAACCATACTCTTCACACACTTCGTGAATGAATACCATACACTGAAACCACTCTTAACAACCAACGACCATATAGTCGCAAGTTTCGAGCCCATACAGCATCCTACGTTCTATGTTCCCGATGATTCGTACGTTAAGGACTTTTACCAGACCCTCGGTCCTAGAACTGCTGGCGATGGAGCTGAACAGGCGGAGATGGAAACAGCAGATCAGGTTTATCGCGCAGATGGTAGGTCACGTGCTGGTACAACAGCTTATGATGAGAGCAGTCATTCAATTAATATAGCAGCAAAATTCTCAGAG GAACTTGCGGCCCAGTTACACAAGGAGAAAGAAAGTTTAGCTGTAGCAATTGCAAGGGAGAAAGACCTTTATCAATCTTCATGGCCCCTCACAGATGCTGTACTGTCTATTGCATGTCAAGCTTTAAAATCTTATGGTTCTTGGTTAACGTTTGGTCGTGTACAACAAGCTATTCTGTTCAGTTTAGGCGGAGTAATAGAGTG GTTGATTGGTCGCGAGTTGAACGAGGTGCTTATGCAAGAAAGGtgtttcaaatatttaaaagatCTCTACCATGTTGTTTGGGATGAGCAAGACAAACTAAAAGAGTCAAAACCGGCACCAACGCAAGAAGAACGAATAAAAGTGAAAAATGAAGCTCTCCGACGTATCATGGATATCATACCAA
- the LOC130647511 gene encoding uncharacterized protein LOC130647511 isoform X3, with amino-acid sequence MIAGLKTTLKEYPEICGSIKYTTTGGILHHDNHGVKIIKSKANFSFAEVENINFEVKKLPEKEIFPFEVREFPLNNDAYLLVAQIISLNDESLILVVNYHHLLCDRQGICNFLSAWAHATTHGDIGVFSNITNRYLLQQNVHYERKNQYKHLFLSSISSHFVITAKTTKLRLYVPFSKLNSLQMKFSKILGDSVYISKNDVLTGIIWKATVAARMHKKCESSMAAIVVNCRKTFGLPNNYFRNGISYLCMRLSTAEILDMPIEEVCLRLRQNYDFMSKSYILEFLHSLFNQISLPIFPSIVHNDILLTSLAHYSLYDFDFGLGKAIGVSTVSKGTPGFVTILPTPHKDGLFVEFCLETEEMSIFLKNDYVKETFTIVY; translated from the coding sequence ATGATCGCAGGATTAAAGACAACACTGAAAGAATATCCCGAGATATGTGGTAGCATCAAATACACAACAACAGGTGGAATTCTACATCATGACAACCATGGTGTAAAAATTATCAAATCAAAAGCTAACTTTTCCTTTGCAGAAGTCGAAAACATCAACTTCGAAGTGAAAAAATTAccagaaaaagaaatttttcctTTTGAAGTTCGAGAATTTCCTTTAAATAATGATGCATATCTTCTCGTTGCGCAGATCATTTCACTGAATGATGAATCATTGATTCTAGTGGTCAATTATCATCATTTATTGTGTGACAGACAAGGTATATGTAATTTTCTAAGTGCCTGGGCGCATGCTACAACGCATGGTGATATTGGAGTatttagtaatatcacaaatcGCTATCTCTTGCAACAAAATGTGCATTATGAACGTAAAAATCAGTACAAACACTTGTTCTTGAGCAGTATATCTTCTCATTTTGTGATaacagcaaaaacaacaaagttAAGACTCTATGTGCCATTTTCAAAACTGAATTCCTTACaaatgaaattttcaaaaatattgggGGATAGTGTTTATATATCTAAGAACGATGTGCTAACTGGAATTATATGGAAAGCCACAGTTGCTGCAAGGATgcataaaaaatgtgaaagttcCATGGCTGCAATTGTTGTGAACTGCAGGAAAACATTTGGTCTTCCTAATAACTACTTTCGAAATGGTATTAGCTATCTGTGTATGCGTTTGTCAACGGCAGAAATTTTAGATATGCCTATTGAAGAAGTGTGTTTACGCTTACGCCAAAATTATGACTTTATGTCGAAAAGTTATATCTTGGAATTCCTGCATAGTTTGTTTAATCAAATATCACTTCCAATTTTTCCTAGCATAGTTCACAATGATATCCTTCTTACATCGCTGGCACACTATTCCTTGTATGATTTTGATTTTGGATTAGGAAAAGCTATTGGTGTCAGTACTGTTAGCAAGGGCACTCCAGGTTTCGTTACAATTCTTCCAACTCCACATAAAGATGGTTTGTTTGTCGAGTTTTGCCTTGAAACAGAAGAAATGtcgatttttttgaaaaatgattatgTAAAAGAGACATTTACCATTGTTTATTAA
- the LOC130647511 gene encoding uncharacterized protein LOC130647511 isoform X1 codes for MKERQPLKMEIRITSEEIIKLPGTAEIDNETPLTISDLCQARMYVKTCYFYKNSTATPFSVDRMIAGLKTTLKEYPEICGSIKYTTTGGILHHDNHGVKIIKSKANFSFAEVENINFEVKKLPEKEIFPFEVREFPLNNDAYLLVAQIISLNDESLILVVNYHHLLCDRQGICNFLSAWAHATTHGDIGVFSNITNRYLLQQNVHYERKNQYKHLFLSSISSHFVITAKTTKLRLYVPFSKLNSLQMKFSKILGDSVYISKNDVLTGIIWKATVAARMHKKCESSMAAIVVNCRKTFGLPNNYFRNGISYLCMRLSTAEILDMPIEEVCLRLRQNYDFMSKSYILEFLHSLFNQISLPIFPSIVHNDILLTSLAHYSLYDFDFGLGKAIGVSTVSKGTPGFVTILPTPHKDGLFVEFCLETEEMSIFLKNDYVKETFTIVY; via the exons ATGAA AGAGAGGCAGCCCTTAAAAATGGAAATTAGGATCACCTCAGAAGAAATCATAAAACTTCCAGGTACAGCCGAAATAGACAACGAAACTCCATTAACTATCTCTGACCTTTGTCAAGCCAGAATGTATGTAAaaacttgttatttttataaaaacagtaCTGCTACTCCATTCTCTGTTGATAGGATGATCGCAGGATTAAAGACAACACTGAAAGAATATCCCGAGATATGTGGTAGCATCAAATACACAACAACAGGTGGAATTCTACATCATGACAACCATGGTGTAAAAATTATCAAATCAAAAGCTAACTTTTCCTTTGCAGAAGTCGAAAACATCAACTTCGAAGTGAAAAAATTAccagaaaaagaaatttttcctTTTGAAGTTCGAGAATTTCCTTTAAATAATGATGCATATCTTCTCGTTGCGCAGATCATTTCACTGAATGATGAATCATTGATTCTAGTGGTCAATTATCATCATTTATTGTGTGACAGACAAGGTATATGTAATTTTCTAAGTGCCTGGGCGCATGCTACAACGCATGGTGATATTGGAGTatttagtaatatcacaaatcGCTATCTCTTGCAACAAAATGTGCATTATGAACGTAAAAATCAGTACAAACACTTGTTCTTGAGCAGTATATCTTCTCATTTTGTGATaacagcaaaaacaacaaagttAAGACTCTATGTGCCATTTTCAAAACTGAATTCCTTACaaatgaaattttcaaaaatattgggGGATAGTGTTTATATATCTAAGAACGATGTGCTAACTGGAATTATATGGAAAGCCACAGTTGCTGCAAGGATgcataaaaaatgtgaaagttcCATGGCTGCAATTGTTGTGAACTGCAGGAAAACATTTGGTCTTCCTAATAACTACTTTCGAAATGGTATTAGCTATCTGTGTATGCGTTTGTCAACGGCAGAAATTTTAGATATGCCTATTGAAGAAGTGTGTTTACGCTTACGCCAAAATTATGACTTTATGTCGAAAAGTTATATCTTGGAATTCCTGCATAGTTTGTTTAATCAAATATCACTTCCAATTTTTCCTAGCATAGTTCACAATGATATCCTTCTTACATCGCTGGCACACTATTCCTTGTATGATTTTGATTTTGGATTAGGAAAAGCTATTGGTGTCAGTACTGTTAGCAAGGGCACTCCAGGTTTCGTTACAATTCTTCCAACTCCACATAAAGATGGTTTGTTTGTCGAGTTTTGCCTTGAAACAGAAGAAATGtcgatttttttgaaaaatgattatgTAAAAGAGACATTTACCATTGTTTATTAA
- the LOC130647511 gene encoding uncharacterized protein LOC130647511 isoform X2, which translates to MEIRITSEEIIKLPGTAEIDNETPLTISDLCQARMYVKTCYFYKNSTATPFSVDRMIAGLKTTLKEYPEICGSIKYTTTGGILHHDNHGVKIIKSKANFSFAEVENINFEVKKLPEKEIFPFEVREFPLNNDAYLLVAQIISLNDESLILVVNYHHLLCDRQGICNFLSAWAHATTHGDIGVFSNITNRYLLQQNVHYERKNQYKHLFLSSISSHFVITAKTTKLRLYVPFSKLNSLQMKFSKILGDSVYISKNDVLTGIIWKATVAARMHKKCESSMAAIVVNCRKTFGLPNNYFRNGISYLCMRLSTAEILDMPIEEVCLRLRQNYDFMSKSYILEFLHSLFNQISLPIFPSIVHNDILLTSLAHYSLYDFDFGLGKAIGVSTVSKGTPGFVTILPTPHKDGLFVEFCLETEEMSIFLKNDYVKETFTIVY; encoded by the coding sequence ATGGAAATTAGGATCACCTCAGAAGAAATCATAAAACTTCCAGGTACAGCCGAAATAGACAACGAAACTCCATTAACTATCTCTGACCTTTGTCAAGCCAGAATGTATGTAAaaacttgttatttttataaaaacagtaCTGCTACTCCATTCTCTGTTGATAGGATGATCGCAGGATTAAAGACAACACTGAAAGAATATCCCGAGATATGTGGTAGCATCAAATACACAACAACAGGTGGAATTCTACATCATGACAACCATGGTGTAAAAATTATCAAATCAAAAGCTAACTTTTCCTTTGCAGAAGTCGAAAACATCAACTTCGAAGTGAAAAAATTAccagaaaaagaaatttttcctTTTGAAGTTCGAGAATTTCCTTTAAATAATGATGCATATCTTCTCGTTGCGCAGATCATTTCACTGAATGATGAATCATTGATTCTAGTGGTCAATTATCATCATTTATTGTGTGACAGACAAGGTATATGTAATTTTCTAAGTGCCTGGGCGCATGCTACAACGCATGGTGATATTGGAGTatttagtaatatcacaaatcGCTATCTCTTGCAACAAAATGTGCATTATGAACGTAAAAATCAGTACAAACACTTGTTCTTGAGCAGTATATCTTCTCATTTTGTGATaacagcaaaaacaacaaagttAAGACTCTATGTGCCATTTTCAAAACTGAATTCCTTACaaatgaaattttcaaaaatattgggGGATAGTGTTTATATATCTAAGAACGATGTGCTAACTGGAATTATATGGAAAGCCACAGTTGCTGCAAGGATgcataaaaaatgtgaaagttcCATGGCTGCAATTGTTGTGAACTGCAGGAAAACATTTGGTCTTCCTAATAACTACTTTCGAAATGGTATTAGCTATCTGTGTATGCGTTTGTCAACGGCAGAAATTTTAGATATGCCTATTGAAGAAGTGTGTTTACGCTTACGCCAAAATTATGACTTTATGTCGAAAAGTTATATCTTGGAATTCCTGCATAGTTTGTTTAATCAAATATCACTTCCAATTTTTCCTAGCATAGTTCACAATGATATCCTTCTTACATCGCTGGCACACTATTCCTTGTATGATTTTGATTTTGGATTAGGAAAAGCTATTGGTGTCAGTACTGTTAGCAAGGGCACTCCAGGTTTCGTTACAATTCTTCCAACTCCACATAAAGATGGTTTGTTTGTCGAGTTTTGCCTTGAAACAGAAGAAATGtcgatttttttgaaaaatgattatgTAAAAGAGACATTTACCATTGTTTATTAA
- the LOC130647513 gene encoding uncharacterized protein LOC130647513: protein MEIRIISEEIIKLPGTAEIDNETPLTISDLCQARMYVKTCYFYKNSTATPFSVDRMITGLKKTLKEYPEICGSIEYTTTGGILHHDNHGVKIIKSKANFSFAEVENVNFEVKKLPEKEIFPFEVREFPLNNDAYLLVAQIILLNDESLILVVNYHHLLCDSQGICNFLSAWAHATTHGDIGVFSNITNRYLLQQNVHYERKNQYKHLFLSSISSHFVTTAKTTKLRLYVPFSKLNSLQMKFSKILGDSVYISKNDVLTGIIWKATVAARMHKKCESSMAAIVVNCRKTFGLPNNYFRNGISYLCMRLSTAEILDMPIEEVCLRLRQNYDVMSKSYILEFLHSLFNQISLPIFPGIVHNDILLSSLAHYSLYDFDFGLGKATAVGIVSSDTPGFVAILPTPHKDGLFVEFCLETEEMSNFLKNDYVKETFTIVY, encoded by the coding sequence ATGGAAATTAGGATCATCTCAGAAGAAATCATAAAACTTCCGGGTACAGCTGAAATAGACAACGAAACTCCATTAACTATCTCTGACCTTTGTCAAGCCAGAATGTATGTAAAAActtgttatttttacaaaaacagtaCTGCTACTCCATTCTCTGTCGATAGGATGATAACAGGATTAAAGAAAACACTGAAAGAATATCCCGAGATATGTGGTAGCATCGAATACACAACAACAGGTGGAATTCTACATCATGACAACCATGGTGTAAAAATTATCAAATCAAAAGCTAACTTTTCCTTTGCAGAAGTCGAAAACGTCAACTTCGAAGTGAAAAAATTAccagaaaaagaaatttttcctTTTGAAGTTCGAGAATTTCCTTTAAATAATGATGCATATCTTCTCGTTGCGCAGATCATTTTACTGAATGATGAATCATTGATTCTAGTGGTCAATTATCATCATTTATTGTGTGACAGTCAAGGTATATGTAATTTTCTAAGCGCCTGGGCGCATGCTACAACGCATGGTGATATTGGAGTatttagtaatatcacaaatcGCTATCTCTTGCAACAAAATGTGCATTATGAACGTAAAAATCAGTACAAACACTTGTTCTTGAGCAGTATATCTTCTCATTTCGTGACaacagcaaaaacaacaaagttAAGACTATATGTGCCATTTTCAAAACTGAATTCCTTACaaatgaaattttcaaaaatattgggGGATAGTGTTTATATATCTAAGAACGATGTTCTAACTGGAATTATATGGAAAGCCACAGTTGCTGCAAGGATgcataaaaaatgtgaaagttcCATGGCTGCAATTGTTGTGAACTGCAGGAAAACATTTGGTCTTCCTAATAATTACTTTCGAAATGGTATTAGCTATCTGTGTATGCGTTTGTCAACGGCAGAAATTTTAGATATGCCTATTGAAGAAGTGTGTTTACGCTTACGCCAAAATTATGACGTTATGTCGAAAAGTTATATCTTGGAATTCCTGCATAGTTTGTTTAATCAAATATCACTTCCAATTTTTCCTGGCATAGTTCACAATGATATCCTTCTTTCATCGCTGGCACACTATTCCTTGTATGATTTTGATTTTGGATTAGGAAAAGCTACTGCCGTTGGTATAGTTAGTAGCGACACTCCAGGTTTTGTTGCGATTCTTCCAACTCCACATAAAGATGGTTTGTTTGTCGAGTTTTGCCTTGAAACAGAAGAAATGTCGAATTTTCTGAAAAATGATTATGTAAAAGAGACATTTACTATTGTTTATTAA